TCTCAGACGATCGAGGTGCTTGGACACGAGGTCTAGCACCGACTTTGAGGGGAGAACGTGAACGCCCCCGGTGGTTTCCCAGTCGCAGGGGATCTTGTTCTCGGCGACGAGGTCGCGGAGGAAGTTGTATGTGCCCAGCTCGAAGCGGGAGACAGGTGGTTTGGCAGCGTAGATGAATGGTTGACAGTGACCACCGTTCTGTCCAAGTTGTCAGCATATTTCAGCCCAATTGAGATACCTAACAAGTGATAAAAGTATCATGCTTCATCCACTCACCCGTCCTGTAGCTCCCCAGCAAGCTTCCCTCGCCTCAAGAAGCACCACCTTCTTCCCACCCTTGACCAGCTCCCTCGCCGCAAACGCACCCGTGATGCCGCTACCAACGACGACCACGCCAGCCGTCGCGGGGAGGTCTTCTGTGGTCCGATGGCCCAGCAACTTGTCCGATGGTTGCTGATGCCAGTATGAGCTTGTGCTCTCGACACTGGGCAGCTCTGCCTGTCCTTGAAGCGGCGTGGGGACTGTCATTGTTGACCAAGTGGTAGTTTAGTTTGGTTAGCTTGTTGTGTGCGTGTGCTCGTTCTCTTTTGTAACCTCGGCTGTCGTGGTCTTTCAATGAGATATCTCGTCGTAGTTGAGTGAGTACAAGTACATCGTCATGTATCGCTCCTACAAACCCCGCCTTATACAGTACCCGACTTACATAACGTGCATGGCGCGAGTGTTGGGCTTTATCAGACAAGATAGGCATGCAAGATAAACAGAGCAACAAGCTGCAGCTTTAACAGTCAATCACTTCAGAAAATGCACTTGTTACTTGAACTGGTCATATCATATTCATGCCATTTCGTCGTCAGAATCATCACCAACTATCAGATCAACCTCCTCCGTCAGCTATGAATCCAGCTGCTGCCCATTCCCAACGAGGTCTTTCCTCTGGGTGTCCCGGGCTACAAAAGTATACTCGACGAGCCATTTCTATAATTTACATGATTCCACCTCTCTCTCGGGTCAGCAATAGTATCCGTCTTCCGCTCCTTCGATGGCTTGATGCAATCCTGTGAGAAACCTTTTTAACCGTTCCGCATCCTGtgtcccttcccttcctctGCTAGTCCCTTGCAGAGCTATGCCGAACTTTTGCATTATTACTCCCCGTATCCATGTACTCGCAACATGCCTAATTCCTTCCAGGGTATTTCGTACACGCAGTCTCCTTCTCAGAGACGCAAATGCTTCAGCTATCCTTCCGTGACTGAGCACATTGTCAATATGTGTCATCGCCCGGGGGCTGtgtaaaaagaagaagaaaaagagtcGGCAGGTATAATAGGTAGTCGGCTCGGCTCGGCTCGATATCGTGTCGTAGCTATGCCTGAAAGCAATGGTTTGCGGTTCGAACTGTAAACAACCGACTCAACAAAACGCCTAGCAAACAGCAGCCTCCCGCTGACGTCTTCCATTTCTCGTCGTACCGTCGTGTCGTTTCGTGGTGTAGTATGGTATGGTGTGCGTGTGGTAGAAAGTTGGTGGGTGTATCGAGGCACAAAATCCTCCCAGTGGCCTCATTCTCCCTCTACCCAGTCGGAGCGTATGAACCATTCCGTAGTCAACTGCCCCATTCCAACATAAAGCGCTGGTGGGGTTCCCCTCCTATCCAGGTTCAAATAAAATCCCAATGTTTCTCAAACATCCGTCATCTCAGTGTCGCTATCACCCGCGATGGACACGGGGAACAGTTCGGCTGGTCCCCAGTTTCCCTCGTATACCGTCGCCGGAGCGGCCCGATGTTCGCTAACCCACCGCAGTCCCTCAAGTTCGAGCACCTGGTGCACCGTAGGTCGCTCATCGGGCTCCTGTGCCGTCATCATCCGGACAATCGAATCGAGAGAGCTGGTGTGCATGGCATTAACCATGAATTCAGGGGGTTGCTGCAGTTCCGATCGCTTAAACGAGCCAAACAGGTTGCTAGGATCGTGCGTCTTTCCGCTGGTGAAATCATCGCTGTGAGCCGACTCGGTAGGGTTTCCTGTGGCGTCTCGTTGCACCTCGATGGATGGTGTCCATGTGAGACTCGGCACCTCGGAGAGGTCACCCGACCGCAGGGCAATCCACGTGGGACCGTTGTCCGGGAGCACGACATTAGCTGCCGTTTCAAGGATGATGAGTCCAAGCGAGAAGACATCGGCAGCTTGACgtgccttgcccttgagcaTCTCTGGAGCCATGTACTCGCGATCACCCTCTACGTCGACACCCTCAGTGGATGTGCAAGCCTGGGCAAGTCCAAAGTCGCCAATCTTGAGAACGCCCTCAAATGTGATGAGAATGTTGGCCGGCTTCAAATCGTGGTGCATGAACCCCGCATCGTGAATCTCCTTCAGACCCTGTCCCTAGGTTAGCTGCATAGTCGCACGGCGTGTATCAGCGAAACTTACCAAGCAAAGGTCCTGCAGGATCTTGTAGATGCGGAAATCATCCAATCGGCCACCTTGCCCAACGTTGCCCAGAAACTTGTCAAGTGTGCCCTCCTCGCAGAATTCTGTCTGGATGTACAGGTGAAAGTTGTGCTCCCAGTCATCATAGTACTTGACCACATGCTCGGCATGAGACAGAGCCTGCAGGATACGTGCCTCCCGAACCTTGATCTCTCGCTCTCGAGGCCCATGGTAGGGgtgcttgctcttcttcacaGCATAGACCTGACCCTTTGCGGGGCTACGGTTTCGGGAGCATGGCGTCGTGGACAGACCCTCAAAGTTCATTTGTCGGGGATCCGCCTTGGTCACCCGGTAGACTGTGGAAAACTCGCCCTTGCCGATCTGTTCAACCTTGTCGAATCGGGAATTCAAGCttgcatcaacatcaaggttGCTCGTGCGGGCGTTGACTGGTGTTACAAGAAGGCTAGTGGAGGATCGAAGGTCCCGGCCTGCTGTAGGTGTAACGGGAGGCGGCATGTCGGAGTAGCTCTCGCTGGTCTGAGAGATCGAAAGTCGGCTGGTAtcgagagggagaaggcTCTCCTGAGGAGTCTGTGGTGTACGGCGTCCATCAAGAGGGCTCGCTGGATCAGAGAGGTTTGTCTTAGTAAATGCTTCACGAGAAATCAATGGTCGAGACATGAGAGATGTGCTTAGAGAGGAAGGGGAGTGAAGCCCACACTGGGCCCTTGAGCGGCTGAGTGAAGAATAAGGAGGTGAAGGCGAAGGCCGACGCTTGAGGGTGACAAGCCGATCTGAAATGTCGACTATGCCATCCCCGGCGTTCGGCTTCGTGAGGACCGACTTACAAGTTGCTTCTCGAGGTATTGTCGAACCGGCAATGGGGGTGGGGGCGTGAAGAGTCCGGTTTGCACTTGGGCTTTGGTTGGCACTGGGGCACTCGAACGACTTCTCGCTAACCTTGCTCAGGCTGGGAGTAATATTGTTCTTTGTGGGAGTGGGAGGAGCATCACCCTCCATGGGGTTTGAAAAGTCAATGGTTTCACCGAAGAGCTTGTGCTCCTCGCCATCCAAGCTAAGGATGCTGCTGCGGCGTGAGCTTCGGGAGGCATTACCACGCtggaagatggccaagcccTTTCCAGGGTTACCAAAGCTGTTGGGAGCTGGGGCGCCGATAGGGTTAAAAGGTGTAGAAGGAATGCCTCCAAAAGAATTACGGTTGTTACCCCTCTTCTTAAGGGCACTTCCTGCTGGTGGAGGAAAGGTGGCGAAGGGGTTCGAGTGCTTCTTGCATGGAGTGTCTGGCGGTGCCATCTTCTTGTCCGCCTCCTCTTCCGGGTTTCGGTTCACCTTGGAAATCAGGCCTGTAGAGCTGAAAGCGCCAACCCACAGTTGCGACTTGTTGGGGGTCGCCATCGCCCTCGAAGGGTCACTCGGTCTTGTCGGTCGTGTCGCATTAAGAGGCAGAGAGCGAGAAAACAAGTGAGGTCTGGGGCGATCTGGCATTCGTGCAACCGGAGCATAGATGGGCGTCTCCTCCGTCAGGGAATTGCCAGAAGAGGATGTTGTGAGAGTCTTGGAGAGGGGATGAGGCTGGAAGGTCCTATCACCAGTGAAAGTGGGCGGCTTAGAGGTAGGCGTGGTTGAAATGAAGGGGCTTTCTTGAGGCACGGCGGGAGGGACGAACTGGTCCAGAGAAAGTCGTGGTCGGCTTCGGCTCGGTGAGAATTCAGAGCTGATCTGAGCAAGCTGTCTCTCGCCCGATCGCCTACCCCAAGACCCACGCTCGCCGTACCTTTGCTGAAGAGTTGATTTCCGTAGCGAAGACGACCTCTTAGGAACCGTCGTTGTTGGCGTAGGAGAAGGTAGTGGCTCGCGCGATGGGGCGCCGCCATTGGCGGAGAGTTCATATTCAGCAGCCGAATCTTCATGGATATAAAAGCTCTGTGAAGACGTCGTGTTTGAACCGAAAATGTTCTGATCCTCGTTCTGGCCCAGTCCTGTGATTCCATGCAAGCTCCGTCGCTTAGCCACCGGGCTTCCTTGGCTGGGCTGGTCCAGATTCATGGTCGCATCGCTGCGCTTCAGCGGGCAGTTGTTTGAAACCATGAAGTTGTCGTTGTTAGTATCAAAGGATTTGAAAGGAGATTGTGAGGAGCCCGAGACGTCGAGGTGCACGCTGTGGCGCTTCTCGGAGCTCTTGGGGCTTGTGGCTCCAAGCGCGTTGTTCTCCTGCCCCGATGATTCAATGACAGAGGGTGTGGGCACCATTGGGAGTGAGTTACCGCTGTCAGGTGCCGTGTTAAGCGCTCTCTTCAAGGGACTCTTTGGTGATGCACGCGCTCGTGTCAAGGGCCTTGAAGGAGACGTCTTTGCCGCCTTGGCAGATCGCAGTGATAGTCTGACACTCGGGCGGAAAGGAGTGAATATGGCCTGGTGCGCAACGGCGCCGTTAGCGTGAGGTGGTGCTGAGCGAGCGTGCGGTGACAgaggatgttgatgttgcggTGTTGAGCCGAGTCGGCGGCAGGGCGATTGAGGGGAAGTGTGGTGCGGGCTGTCGGGGCTCTGCGTGTTGGAGCGCGACAGGAACTTTGAAGAGGGAGATCGTGAGATAGACCGTCGCAGCGTGCGCACAGCTGATGTGACGTCGATCTGGTGAGCGTGTGTTGGCGATGGGAGGGCGAGTGTGCCACCGCTGCTGTTGGAGAAGGACATTGTGTGCGTGGAATGCTAAGCGTTCGGAGGTATCGCGGGCAGCCAGCAGAAGAGGAATGCCCACGTAAGCAGTACTAAGGTTGTGTGCGCAATAGTCCTTTTTATTCTCTATAATTCGAGAGAAAAGGGAGGTAAGAATTCAGTAGGGGCGAAATCGAAAGTCGAGGCTCGGTCGTCGGCCGAAGATTGGTGAATGGCCAAAGCAGAGCTGCGTGGACGTCGAATCGAAGAGGTGAGAGAAGTAGCTCGAGGCGATGCCCTACAAAATCGCGAAAAGCTGTGCCAGTCTCACTGGGATGCTAGAGGTCATATCATGACTCGGAAACCGGAGGCAGATCGAACACTAGGGCAGGCAGACAGTTTTGCAACGAGTGCAGGCAGCAGTCGGATCGCGAAGAAGTAATGTCGTCAAGCAGGCAGCCAAAAAAGGCGGACCGGGATAATATGAACAATTTGTGATAGAACCAAGGTGAGTGTTGACAAGTCGGGAAGAAGGGGACGGAGGTTGGAACTACTCGGTAGTAGTAGGAGTGCTTGTTGTCCGAACTATTAGATAGTCTTGTCGCGCGTGGTCGCCCTCGCTCTGGGGGTGGACGGATTCAAGAAACGGGGAGAAAATAGTGTGGGCAGTTACACCATGGCGCTCGTCGGCATCGGCGTCCTGACACAAACCAAACACCCGTGAATGTGAGTCGTCTCTTGTCTTTGCGTGTGCGTCCTGGTTTGTCGGGtgcaagagaaagagaacCCCTCGTGTGGCTGCGTTGAAACCAAGAACCCTTTCTCAGGGCATAGCGTGGATCCTCCAACGGGGTCTGGTGACTCAGGACGTCAGGTCGAAAGGACAACGAGTGGTAGTGGCGAATCGGGCTGGTATGCACTTGGCTCGTCTGGTTTGGAAAAGTTGGGAAAAGACCCAGAGGGTGTGGGAGGAATTGAATTGGAAGGGcgagaagagaagatgatgggatggatggacaagACAACCTAGAAGAGAGATCCGGGACTCGAGCGACCTAGGATTAGGATTGCGCGTGTTAGGCGGGCGGGCGCACGCTGGCAGTTGATGGACTGGACAGGACGGTTGGGTCTCTTGACCCGTTTAGTTTTAGAAGGGCACCCCCCGTAAAATGCAGTGGGGAGTCGCCAAAACCTACCTGCCCAAGGCACGagggccagccagccagcaagCGGGAGTCAAAGGGCAAGCGCGGGTGGGACGGCCAGGCAGGGGAGGCGCGGTGGGGAGAGGCCGGGACACGGGACAAGGAAGCCACTGACGGGGGAGCATCGAGCAAATTGGTGCGCGCTTGAGAGGCGAACAAGGCAGGAAGCAGCAGGCTGGGGCAGGAGCGCGTCCACGAGAAGTGACGCATTTGTTTACAATGTTTCCTCAAAGGGAAAAGCGCGACACGAAAGACGCGTCTCTTCAGACAAGGGGGGGTGGCAGGAGGTGGGGCCCCTACGCACCTTCCCAGGACTCCCCTTGTCAGGCCATGGCGCCGGGGCTGGTCCCCCGTAGGCCGTAGCCCGCCGTGGTCCGTCCACCTCCAAGGCTTTAGCTCTGATCCATCCGAGCCATCATCGGGACAATCACATTCCCCTCCGTCTAAGACGAGGTTTTTGGCTTCCCGCGCTGTGTCTTTGTCGTACATAGTCTACGTACGTAGTAGTTCTGGCAACAACGGACCGGTTCAAAGAGGACGACGGTCCTGGATCTTCAGGGAGAACACGTTTTCTATGACGGGAGTGAGCCGCGATACGCCAAGCTCCCGCAGGTGAGTTTTGATAGTTCCTGAAGCCGAAACTTACCAGTCTGCAACATAGGAGAGAGTGACGGGGCATCCATATCTCAGGGAGACGACTCTCCACTCCGCGGCCTATTGTCCAGGCTATCGCTCGCTTCGTGTTGCCCTTTCTCAGGGCAGATTCGGGGCTCCTATTCTCCCATAACCCACTCGGCCCCGTCGATACAGctgacaacagcaacaacaaatTGACTGACACTCTTGATGAGACAGACTGACATGTCCCAGCGCCAGCGCGCCAGTGCTCGAAAGCCCCTGTCGTCGATGCTCCACTGGGCGCATCTCAGCGCCAGTGCCCAGGGGTCCTCCCGTCCTGAGGTGGCCCTGATTGTCGTCTCTCACAGGTCCCAAACCCAAAGACCAGCCCCCCAAGCCAGCCAAGCCAGCCCTCCGACCTCTCTCAGGTCTAGGGGCTCTTGCCAGGGGGTTCCCGGAGGTCTGGCAGTCGACGGGGTTTCCACGTCGCCTCACGCCCGTTGTAGATcatccatggcatggcatggaatTGGGAcgagatgggatgggatcgTGGTGAGATGGCACGAGGTGATCTCGAGGTATCCCATCTATAGACCGAAGCTGCGCGCTCAGCGCTTCTGCTGGCCGCTCGCGTGGTCGCAGACTTTCAACGCTCAACGGATGGACAAGATGGTACTGCTTAGGCGCTGTAAGGCCGCAGAAGGTCGCAAGCAAGATACGATGGGGCCGTGTTGCGGCATCTTGATGCCCACCGGTTCGCTGGCTCCCGTCCTTCAGACCATTCAGCGTCATGATCGCCGCCGTCAGTCTTTGGTGAGCATGCCTCATCCCGGGACCCGTCAAGCCTTGCCTCGTACTTGGAGCCCGAATACGTCGAGCTTACACGTACGGGTAGATACACCAGAATCGATGTCAACGGGCTACTGGGTGGGTAGCATGTAATAAGCCTTGGCCAGCAACGTCTTCGTGCCAGTTGCTGgagcttgtcttgtcttgcatGCTCTGGCAGCATCACGACCTATCTTGTGGTTTAGCAGCCGCCCCGTGGCCCTCGTCTTCTGGCCGGCTGGTCCACTGGCCGCCACCACCCAGCCAGCTCATCGGGCACGCACCAGCACACAGCACACACCAGCTCagcacatccatccatcccatgcGCATCGACCCCCATGGCAtcagccatgccatgccatgcccttCCATCCCGATGCACCGGGCCTCCATGACGCGCAGCAAATCTCCTCGATCAAAACAAACAAACCCATCCCTCATGCCCCgttccccatcccatcccctaTTATACTGCACACTCCCCACTGTGAGCTGGACTAGCTGACGGTGGTAATTTGATCTTTAATTATGCTCTTTATGCCGGCCAGCCCATGTCATTTCGCTTCTTGTGGGAGACTCCGGGGTTGGCCCCGCCGGATCCGAGAAGAAGACGTTGTGAGTCGTCGGACAAGCCATCCTTTGTCCCCTGCCTGCAAGCCCCAAGAGAGGGACCACCCGATGGCTCATATCAAAGTTATCGCTGCCCAGGCTTCGAGATTTGGAAGCTCTCCGATCCTGCCAGGCCACCAATGAGGGCTCCCTCTCGGCATAtgtctgcttctgctgcttttCTTGGAGCTGCTCCGTGCTTCTTCAACGACGTCGATGGCCATACGTACCATGCGATGCCATGCCGTGCCGACTTACACGGACCGAGCCAGACGCACGACATGACCACCATGGTCGCCTTTGAATCCGCTTGCAACCTTTTTCTCCGGACGAACGCACAGCACGACCTAGCCTCGCCCCGCGCTCGCATAACTTGCACTAGACAAGCTATGAACAGGGGCCGGATTGGCTGTGCACAAAGGGGGCTCGCGAACTTGTTGACCGCCTGACTGGTTGCATATTTTATGGGACGTCCGCTGCAGCTAGTAGGCCGTTGAAGCACACCGCACAACTCTTGCGGCTCTGTGAAATGAACCCCTACTGCATTCATATTGCAAGGGGCCGTCTAGGCGGCCTCGAGCAGAAGCGGTCTGCATCACCGAGACCAGTTTTTACTTCTCCTGAACCCCTATTCATGTCGAGTTCCTGGAACAACGAGCGTTGTCCTGGAGTTACACGATGCAAGCTGCGGACGGTGCTCGGATGCCGATATTATAGACGCATCTCGGTTTGGATACGAAACCACAACTACCGTCGACTCCACAGTGTACAAATTGGCTCTCCTGTGCTGTGCCGTCCGGTTTAATTAAGCGCCATCATGCGGCCACCAAGTTTGGCCTGCATAAGATTATCCAAATCTGGTGTGCCATCAGGTGCGCCGCTCTCCGAAAGGGCATAAGAAAAAGGCCATGACGCAAAATGGGTTGATGCTCGTCCGACCCCAGATGCGACCAAGTGGACTCTTGAGGGCTTAGTTACCCTACACTATCCAGAGACAAGCTGTGCTGGGCTGTCATGGGCAGCAAGAAACCTGCTGGCCTCAATACCTGGCCACGCTGGCAATGCAAACGCACTTGGACGGATTGTGCCTATGCACGCGGCCGCCATGGGAAAGGGAGCATAAGCGCTTGAAAGGGGCTTGCTGTCATGGCCATTGATGATGCTTGATTGGACAATGGATGCCAGGGTTGACCTCATATTCGCAAGGGAGACAGAGGAGGGGTAAAACCTGGACATCAACTCCAAAGTGCCTCGTCTCCTTCATAGGCGAGTCTCATCTACGCTTTCTCGTCAGGGAGAATCGAGATGAGCAAAATTCGAGGGGTCAATTCCAGCAGGAGATCGGCGGCGAGCCTCTTCGCTCATAGCAGTGGCATTGAAATATTCGTCTGTTGATCTTACAAAATGCCATCATCCAGCCTGTCTCTCGCTACGCAAAAGCCACATGCTCGGCAAACCGGATTACTTCCTCCAAGGTTCCCCGCACAGAGGCACAACAGGGGAGAGGTGAGGTGATGTGATGTGGTCGAGATACCGGCGATCTAATAAAgctccatcttctcgagatggatgagacCGTTTGGTGGCTAGATCTGAATCAGCCTCGGAAAATCGCCAGTAGGACGGTATCAATCTCGTCTAGAGATCTGGCGTAGTAGGGGTTCAGATACTCACTGGTATGAACTGTCTCAGCTTTACGCCCGCCTCCCTAAACACACGGGCAGTCTCGTTGTCCATGCTATACCCATGGGCGTAGACGACCTCGCTGATGCCCACCTGGCATATCTTGATGCTGCACGTAAGGCAGGGACACGTGTCGCAGTACAAGACAGACCCCTCCCGGATCCTCTCCCGTCCCGCTTCGAGGAGGGCGTTCTCTTCGGCGTGGATGCACAAGCAGGTCGATAGTCCCACGCCCGAGCTGCTGCCCTCATTGCACCGGGGACAGCCTCCCTCAGCGCAGTTGAGCAGTCCCCTTGGAGTCCCATTATAGCCCGTGCTGATGACCCTGCGCTCCTTGCCCACAAGCACGCACCCGACCCTGCGCTTCATGCAGTTGGAGCGCTGAGCTGCCAGGGATGCCAACTCCATAAAGTAGGTATCCCAGCATGGTCGCAGGCGATCAGGGTTTGGAATATCCAGCTTGCCTAGGGTGGCATACAAGTGCGCGAGGGATGACGATGTGTTGAGCAACCTCACAACAGCTCGGGAGATGAGCGGCGATAGCCCTGTCTTGGGATCGTACAAGTGGGCATCGCTCTCCGCCACGAAATCTTCCAGACTCATGACCGGTCCCTCCGCGTTCCTCTGCCTGGCCCGCTGCTGGAAGCGACGCCAGCGGACCGTCAACGGGGCATCGACGGAGAGGAGCAGGAAGAAGGGCCGGCGCACAAAGACGTCGAGAACCGCCTCGGTAGGGATGTCGGTGGTGACGAAACGGCTCCGCCAGCGCCTGGTGACAaagtcgagaagctcctcggGCGTGGAGAAGGTGTGCTGAGGACCAGCCCTGAGGGTCAGCGTGGTCTCAGAGGAAGAGCTGGTGCCATTCTTGGTGGTGAGCGCGGTCGAGGTCAGAGCGCCTTTGAATGCCCCGGGGACTGATGACTGGGACGGCGACTCCGGCCTGTGGTCCTCGGAGGGGGCCGAGGTGCCGTCCGGGAATGAATTGGAAGATGCCATCgacggtgatgatggctgcAGGTAGAGATGTTTGAAGCCATGGTGCTCGACCAGATACTGAGCCACCGTCTTTTTGCCGGAGCAGATACCTGAGATGAGGTGAGTTTTGAGACGGCCGTGCTATGGGTTAGAGTTTACGTACCACCGCAGACCCCAATGAGCATCTTGTAAGGTGCTCAACGTTTGAGACCGAGATGAAAGAAACTTGGGATGAGCCTTGGTCGAGATATCTCGACGAAACTGAATTTTACCAAGTTGGTCTGCCCGACGCGACTGGCGTCTCTAAGCGCGTAGCTGTCATGGCACGTGTGGGGTGCGCCGTTCGCGGTCACTTCTAGAAGGCCGGCAGAACAAAGGGTCTGTCAGGAAGCGGCCAAAGGGTTTGCTTGAATGTCTCTCCATGCACTGGCCGCGACCTTGACGATCTCTATTTTGAGAAACCCATAGTGAGATCTGGATATTACTCTATCGACGGGGTTCATAGCGCACATTCCGGGAGGTGTGTGGGTTCATCTCGTTGCTCTAGGTGCAGCAGCATCTCCCTTAAATATGGCGTCGAGGGAGAAAGGGTCACATTCTTCTCCTGGGTCTGTGGAAATGGGTATAACGGGAGGGTAAGGGGTTGATTGAATTACTTTTATTGAAAGGAAAGTCATCCCTCTCGTTTCCCTGAGCGACCATGGATTGCGAATATTTGTTTACGGGTTTCTGTGTTTGGGATGTTGAATACGATGCCGGTTTTGAGGGTTGAGAGCCAATCCTCTGCTGCATTTTTGACTGACCTGTGACGGCTACTACCCTACACCTGGGCGTTAAACAGGGCTGACTTTttggcttcttggctgcCTGATGGGTGGGCGATAAGGCCGGGTTGAGCGGCCGATAAGCTGTACCCCGCCGCGGGGCCGCCTGGCCCTGGCCCAGGCTGCTTATGCTTGATGGAAGCTACTCGTCATTGTCTTGTGACGACAGGACCTGAGTTGAGTGACCAACTGAGTTCACATCCGCATCAAGTGACAGCCTCGCCGTGTCAGCCGTCCACACTTGCGTGCCTAATTTAGCCCCTACATTATAtactcatcctcttcctttcACTGTCAACCGCTGCCTGCGCAACATCCTTGGAACCCTTGAACCTCCATACGTCTACCAACGCTCAGCAGTAGGCGACAAGCCCGTCAAAACCGTCAATATGGCTGCGAAGCCTCTGCAGTTTGCGACTTTTACATCCGAGATAGAGCTGCCGTTCTACTCGGCGCTCTTCGGCTCAAAGCTCGACCATGACAAGCTCGACGACTCGGCGCGTAGCGTACTGGGACTCTACGAGCCGCGACTGGAAGACCCCGAGTCTAGCTGTCGCATGCAGATCCTGGGGAATGCTCTCACGAGCGGCAGGTAGGCTCCTTATTTGATTTTGCGCATTCCTCTCTGACCATCGCAGAACTAATGCGCCCAGTCCGCCTCTTGGGACAATGAGGGCCGAAGGTATTATTAGGAACGTCAACACGCTCGAGGATTTCAAGAATATGGACAAGTCTGCCATGATTAAGACTGCTGGTCGACAGGTACTTGGATATAATCGAGCGTGCGCATGCGGGTTTTGCTGACAATCATAGGTCTGGGACGCGATCAAAGATGGTAGCATCTACTCTGTTCCGTCACTCCTCTCGTCATTTGTCATCCTCTCCTACGCCGACCTCAAAAAGTACAAGTTCACATACTGGTTCGCTTTCCCGGCGCTTCACTCTGATCCTTCCTGGAAACGATCCGGTCCGGCCGAGCACCTCAACGCCGAGGAGAGCACAGCTCTCGTGGATAGAGTTGGTACATGGAGGTACAGCGTGGATGCTCGCGAGCATGGGTTCTTTTTGGCCAAGAAGGTGCACGGAGCGCACCAGCAGAATGAGGATACCGACGCCTCTCACAATCTTCCCTACAAGTGGGAAGTTGGCTCCCTTCGAGATTTCGAGGACGGTTTCTTTAACCAGGTCCCCGAGGAGGACCAGTATGTCGCCTTTGTCGACCCTTCAACATACCCCGAGGGACCTGGATGGCCTCTGCGGAATTACCTGATTCTCATTCGGCAGAGGTTTCGCTTGACAAAGGTCAAGATCCTCTGCTACCGAGACACATGGGCTAGGAGACATGAGGCGCGAAGTGTGATCCTTCCGATTGAGATGGACCCCGTCGAGAACCTGGAGATCACCGAAATGCCCAAAGTCACTGGCTGGGAGAGGTCACGAAACGGCAAACTCCAGGCACAACAGGTCAGTTTGAGCGAATACATGGATCCCGCTCGGTTGGCCGATAGCTCGGT
This region of Fusarium falciforme chromosome 5, complete sequence genomic DNA includes:
- a CDS encoding Protein kinase domain-containing protein, whose protein sequence is MSFSNSSGGTLALPSPTHAHQIDVTSAVRTLRRSISRSPSSKFLSRSNTQSPDSPHHTSPQSPCRRLGSTPQHQHPLSPHARSAPPHANGAVAHQAIFTPFRPSVRLSLRSAKAAKTSPSRPLTRARASPKSPLKRALNTAPDSGNSLPMVPTPSVIESSGQENNALGATSPKSSEKRHSVHLDVSGSSQSPFKSFDTNNDNFMVSNNCPLKRSDATMNLDQPSQGSPVAKRRSLHGITGLGQNEDQNIFGSNTTSSQSFYIHEDSAAEYELSANGGAPSREPLPSPTPTTTVPKRSSSLRKSTLQQRYGERGSWGRRSGERQLAQISSEFSPSRSRPRLSLDQFVPPAVPQESPFISTTPTSKPPTFTGDRTFQPHPLSKTLTTSSSGNSLTEETPIYAPVARMPDRPRPHLFSRSLPLNATRPTRPSDPSRAMATPNKSQLWVGAFSSTGLISKVNRNPEEEADKKMAPPDTPCKKHSNPFATFPPPAGSALKKRGNNRNSFGGIPSTPFNPIGAPAPNSFGNPGKGLAIFQRGNASRSSRRSSILSLDGEEHKLFGETIDFSNPMEGDAPPTPTKNNITPSLSKVSEKSFECPSANQSPSANRTLHAPTPIAGSTIPREATCKSVLTKPNAGDGIVDISDRLVTLKRRPSPSPPYSSLSRSRAQCGLHSPSSLSTSLMSRPLISREAFTKTNLSDPASPLDGRRTPQTPQESLLPLDTSRLSISQTSESYSDMPPPVTPTAGRDLRSSTSLLVTPVNARTSNLDVDASLNSRFDKVEQIGKGEFSTVYRVTKADPRQMNFEGLSTTPCSRNRSPAKGQVYAVKKSKHPYHGPREREIKVREARILQALSHAEHVVKYYDDWEHNFHLYIQTEFCEEGTLDKFLGNVGQGGRLDDFRIYKILQDLCLGLKEIHDAGFMHHDLKPANILITFEGVLKIGDFGLAQACTSTEGVDVEGDREYMAPEMLKGKARQAADVFSLGLIILETAANVVLPDNGPTWIALRSGDLSEVPSLTWTPSIEVQRDATGNPTESAHSDDFTSGKTHDPSNLFGSFKRSELQQPPEFMVNAMHTSSLDSIVRMMTAQEPDERPTVHQVLELEGLRWVSEHRAAPATVYEGNWGPAELFPVSIAGDSDTEMTDV